The region GCGCCCCGGTGttcatcctcttcttcttcgtctgAGCTGTCGTTGTCTGAGGAATCTGACGCTTCGGCTTCTGATTCAGAGTCATCCGCGACCTCATCTTCATCCAGGCCTGCCGCGAGATTGCGTGCAATGCGGGCTTTACGACGTTGCTCCCTAGCCTCCTCGCGCTTCGCTTGTCGTGCTTCCTTTGCTTTCATCTTGGCCTCTCGTTTCTGCAGACGCGACTTTGCAGATTCGGTTGCGCCGCCACCGCCTAAACCGACGACGACGTAGAGACCTCTTGAGTCGTCCAGGCCGGCCATTACGAGTTCCGAGCCCTTATTCTTACCCTTTGTGCCGTTGAGTTCGACGATAGCTTCAGCGATCCAGAGGGCGAGTTTAGTGAGGGCGCCAGGGTGTGTGAAGAGCTGGACGTCCGGGCCTTCTTTAACGACGGCCATGCGAAAGGCGCGGAGGTGACGGATTTGCTTCTTTTCGATGAGTGCGGTTCCGGTGCGGAGGATGGCGCGATAAAGATGTTGGGCGGTGCTGATGTGGTTTACGAGCATGTCGATGTTGCCGAGGGCGTCGTAGGCGGTCCAGAAGCGGCTGGTGATGTGTTCTTGGGCGAGGTCTTGCTGTTCCTGGGTCGTGGTGGCTATTTCGTTGTTCTCGCTGTTGCCGACAAAGTTTGAGCTGTCAAAGGAGGATTGGTTGAGGCTCTTTGCGTCGCCGACTTCGAGGATGGCGCCTAGGATGACACCTGCATCGATTGCAGAGAGACAGGCTTTCCAGCCCCAGCAACGGACGAATCCCCATCCGTCTTTGGGGTCGCCTGTGCTTGATTTTGGAGGTACGAGGCCGTCGAGACCGTATTGTGGGGCGAACTTGATGAGGCGTTCTCGGAGGCCGCGCTTGAGCTCCATGTCCATATGTGTGAAGCGCTGTTTGCACTCTGTTAGAGAGACACCCATCTTTGCTAATAACTTGGCAAGACGCTTCTGCCCCGCGTCGCTCCAGATGTGTAGTTTGGCAGAGAGGTAGGGTGAGTGCAGCATGCTCTCGTATAGAGACCAGTGCCGTAGAAGGAGAAAGCGTGGTTCGGGGGATAGGCGGATGGACTTGTCTGTTGCTGAGCGGGCGGTTGTAGGAATGACACCCCACACTTCGCCCATTGTGGCCTCACGAGACATGCTTGTAGCATCTGTGACAGGGTTTAGACGGCGTACTTCGTCTCGCAGGACTGAGCGAATATTCTCTCCTCGGTTGCCATTCCAGCCTGCTGAACCACCCTGTGCTGAGAGGGGATTCAGACCAACCCCGCTCCCCGTCCGCCCATACAGCTCCAGACTGCTGACACCGACAATGGCGTTCCATAGCAAGTCGTTGTCTTCGCGGCCGAGTTCCGATGCCAGGTTATATACGAGCGAGGAGACGGGGTCCGAGTATGAGGTGCCGAGTTCGTAGTACTTGTCTAGGGTATGTGCGTACTTATTCCGCTTCTTGATGAGCTGCCGCCGTAGGCTTTTTAGTGATTGCTCTTGTGGCGGGGCTATGGCGGGGGATACGGAGCGGCTGCGGGAGTCTGAGCGGGAGAAGTCTGAGGATCCGCCTAATTGAGCAGCGAGTAAACCCCTCTGCCGTCTCGGCTCGGGTGAAGATGGTATTGAGCCTCCCTGGATGTTGTTAGTATAACTCTAATACATGTGAATGTCGTACATACCGAATTGCTCCTCCGTCTCTGCGCTGGCCGCTCGTCATCTGTCATGTCATGATCTGAATCATCCTCCTCCCCCCATGACTTCCTTTTCTTCGGTGCTTGTCCAGAGGGCGGCTGTTCTTCCtggtcgtcgtcgtcgtcctcgcTCATGTCGTCTTCCTCTCCAACCTCTGGCATCTCCTCAAGACCAGCATACGCCTCCCGTTCTGCTTGTAGTTCGTCCTCGATATCGCCGTCATCGAATACTATAATGCCGCCTCTTGAGGATTGGTACGACTGCAATATCTTGCCCTTGTCTACCCCCGCTTGTCTCCGCACAAACTCTCCTGTAGCTGGGTCGTGACTTATGGGGGCCGCAAATACATTGGTCAGGTTCCACGGCCTTCTTGCATCCAGGAGCCAGACTTCAACATCTCCAGTCCCGCCCTCTCCATTCTCGTCTACATCCAGACCCAATATCTCCTCCATGTCTACCATGCCTCCCACGCCCAGACAAATCACGACACCCCCGCTTCCGCCGTCTGTTGTCCGCATTGGCCGCACCAGCTCTTCTGCCGCTCTCGAGAGGTCGCCATATCCAGCAATTGGTTGAATCTTGTGAGGAATGTAGTCCCGCTTTAGTAATGCGGTGAGTATTCGACAGGCACAGAGCGCGTCAGGTTCGAGGGCGACTAGAAGCAGAACTGGCGGTGCGGCGGCATGTGTGCGTTTTATGAGGTTCTGGTAAAGATGCGCTATTAAGTTCCGCGGCAAGTACATGGCTGCGGCTGTATAGAAGATATGTCCTGGGTGTTGAGAAAACGCGCGGAGAAGCGCGTCTGGGGGGTTCGAGGGGTTTGGTAGGGCGGAGTGAAGCTTATCGTATGCTCAACATTGGGT is a window of Pyrenophora tritici-repentis strain M4 chromosome 2, whole genome shotgun sequence DNA encoding:
- a CDS encoding DNA replication initiation factor Cdc45; the encoded protein is MYLPRNLIAHLYQNLIKRTHAAAPPVLLLVALEPDALCACRILTALLKRDYIPHKIQPIAGYGDLSRAAEELVRPMRTTDGGSGGVVICLGVGGMVDMEEILGLDVDENGEGGTGDVEVWLLDARRPWNLTNVFAAPISHDPATGEFVRRQAGVDKGKILQSYQSSRGGIIVFDDGDIEDELQAEREAYAGLEEMPEGGSIPSSPEPRRQRGLLAAQLGGSSDFSRSDSRSRSVSPAIAPPQEQSLKSLRRQLIKKRNKYAHTLDKYYELGTSYSDPVSSLVYNLASELGREDNDLLWNAIVGVSSLELYGRTGSGVGLNPLSAQGGSAGWNGNRGENIRSVLRDEVRRLNPVTDATSMSREATMGEVWGVIPTTARSATDKSIRLSPEPRFLLLRHWSLYESMLHSPYLSAKLHIWSDAGQKRLAKLLAKMGVSLTECKQRFTHMDMELKRGLRERLIKFAPQYGLDGLVPPKSSTGDPKDGWGFVRCWGWKACLSAIDAGVILGAILEVGDAKSLNQSSFDSSNFVGNSENNEIATTTQEQQDLAQEHITSRFWTAYDALGNIDMLVNHISTAQHLYRAILRTGTALIEKKQIRHLRAFRMAVVKEGPDVQLFTHPGALTKLALWIAEAIVELNGTKGKNKGSELVMAGLDDSRGLYVVVGLGGGGATESAKSRLQKREAKMKAKEARQAKREEAREQRRKARIARNLAAGLDEDEVADDSESEAEASDSSDNDSSDEEEEDEHRGAGRNRFGNAFQEVVRETGARVRMDSFEACVIEIKKEDLSGFLEKLSQKAVVG